One window of the Chryseotalea sp. WA131a genome contains the following:
- a CDS encoding glycosyltransferase family protein: MSKERKVVTVIQARVSSTRLPGKAMLPLCGEPLLIRMVERVASAKNVGKVIVATTTHEEDNAIVDVCEQHQIEVYRGSKFDLLDRHYQAASKYKATEVVKIPSDCPLIDPAIIDIVIDYYFSNEGKYDYVSNLHPATYPDGNDVEIMSFSALEKAWENAISPMELEHTTPFIWERPNHFRIGNVRWETGLDYSMSHRWTIDYSEDYEFIKQVYEKLYPMNPHFSIQDILNLLDENPSLMEINSKWAGVNWYRNHLDELKTIRKEQTRVLVGIN, from the coding sequence ATGAGCAAAGAGCGAAAGGTAGTCACGGTCATTCAAGCGAGGGTAAGTTCTACGCGCTTGCCCGGCAAGGCGATGCTGCCGCTTTGTGGAGAGCCACTGTTAATAAGAATGGTAGAACGCGTGGCTTCCGCCAAAAATGTAGGCAAGGTAATAGTTGCCACTACCACACACGAAGAAGACAATGCCATTGTGGATGTCTGTGAACAGCATCAAATTGAAGTATACAGAGGCAGCAAATTTGATTTGCTCGATAGGCACTATCAGGCAGCTAGTAAATATAAGGCCACTGAAGTTGTAAAAATCCCATCCGACTGCCCGTTGATTGACCCGGCCATTATTGACATCGTCATTGATTATTACTTTTCCAATGAAGGAAAGTATGATTATGTGAGCAACCTTCATCCTGCCACGTATCCGGATGGAAACGATGTGGAGATCATGTCCTTTTCTGCTTTGGAAAAAGCATGGGAAAACGCCATCTCACCCATGGAGCTTGAACATACTACACCATTCATCTGGGAGCGACCAAATCACTTTAGAATTGGAAACGTGCGATGGGAAACAGGTTTGGATTATTCGATGAGCCACCGCTGGACAATTGACTACTCCGAAGACTACGAATTCATCAAACAAGTTTATGAAAAGTTGTACCCGATGAATCCGCATTTTTCTATTCAGGATATTTTAAACCTGTTGGATGAAAATCCTTCATTAATGGAAATCAATAGTAAGTGGGCAGGCGTGAATTGGTATCGAAATCATTTAGATGAATTAAAAACAATTAGAAAAGAACAGACAAGGGTTTTGGTAGGTATTAATTAG
- a CDS encoding transketolase — MTNIELKELALKVRENIVRLSTDGGCFTGASLSCADLFVFLYSKFLNVTPHNLQDPLRDYLFLSKGHDVPALYGLFAEMGFIEKSRLDNHLKANDHIYWHPNTNIAGVEFHSGSLGHLPSVAMGVAFDCRLKNQTNKVVVVTGDGELNEGSVWEAALVAAAHKLDNLIWIVDRNYFQANVATEELIPLNSIKEKFECFGWNAVDVDGHDFEKLEEAFTHLPLGNGKPTIVVAHTVRGKGLPSIERRADRWFCNFTHQEVNALLEELHENKMAELNSETLVVR; from the coding sequence ATGACTAACATCGAATTAAAAGAACTAGCGCTTAAGGTAAGAGAGAACATTGTTCGCTTGTCCACAGACGGGGGGTGTTTTACGGGTGCTTCCCTCTCCTGTGCCGACTTGTTTGTGTTTCTTTATTCAAAATTTTTGAATGTCACTCCTCACAATTTACAAGACCCGCTTCGCGATTATCTGTTTTTGTCGAAAGGACACGATGTGCCGGCCTTGTACGGATTATTTGCAGAGATGGGCTTCATTGAAAAGTCAAGATTGGATAATCACCTGAAAGCGAATGACCACATCTACTGGCATCCCAACACCAATATTGCGGGAGTAGAATTTCATTCGGGTTCGCTTGGGCATTTGCCTTCGGTAGCCATGGGTGTCGCATTTGATTGCAGGTTGAAAAATCAAACCAATAAAGTCGTAGTCGTTACTGGCGATGGAGAATTGAACGAAGGTTCGGTATGGGAAGCAGCGTTGGTAGCGGCTGCGCACAAATTGGATAACCTGATTTGGATTGTGGACCGAAATTATTTTCAAGCCAATGTGGCCACTGAAGAACTCATTCCACTAAACTCCATCAAGGAAAAATTTGAATGCTTTGGTTGGAATGCTGTGGATGTGGATGGTCACGATTTTGAAAAGCTAGAAGAAGCATTTACCCATCTCCCCCTTGGAAATGGAAAACCAACGATTGTAGTAGCCCACACGGTGCGTGGCAAAGGTTTGCCGAGCATCGAACGCAGAGCCGATCGGTGGTTCTGCAATTTCACACACCAAGAAGTGAATGCGTTGTTGGAAGAATTGCATGAAAATAAAATGGCGGAGTTAAACTCAGAGACATTGGTGGTAAGGTAG
- a CDS encoding transketolase — MTYEQLITELALTDDRLIIMTAENRALIRNIPNNPALANRFIDTGITEQTMIGMAAGLALRGRVPVVHALAAFLTMRAFEFIRTDVGIANLPVKLTGFIPGLLSDGNGPTHQAIEDISIMRGIPHMQVFAPADEEDMLVMMPEIWKSKSPSYTRANLVKPIYQHDKNFRIGKAEVVDEPATITFLVYGMLFNQVYQAKQILEEQGQAVGLVNMRSLKPVDEEIILRAAQESELVVIVEDHFKTGGLYSIVAEVLLKHQTTGNVQSLSLDENWFTPARLSEVLEHEGFTPEKIAMRTLELLEATVSQEINGKR; from the coding sequence ATGACCTACGAACAATTAATAACCGAATTAGCACTAACCGATGATCGGCTCATCATCATGACGGCAGAGAACCGTGCACTGATTCGAAATATTCCCAATAATCCGGCACTTGCCAATCGATTTATTGATACGGGTATCACCGAGCAAACGATGATTGGCATGGCTGCAGGGCTGGCACTGCGCGGGCGTGTGCCGGTGGTGCATGCCTTAGCGGCTTTTCTTACCATGCGGGCGTTTGAATTTATCCGCACAGATGTTGGCATCGCCAATTTGCCTGTGAAGCTCACGGGATTTATTCCGGGTCTCTTATCAGATGGAAACGGCCCAACACACCAGGCGATCGAAGATATTTCCATCATGCGCGGCATTCCTCACATGCAGGTATTTGCCCCTGCTGATGAAGAAGATATGTTGGTGATGATGCCTGAAATTTGGAAATCAAAATCTCCATCTTACACGCGTGCCAATTTGGTTAAGCCAATTTATCAACACGATAAAAATTTTCGCATTGGCAAAGCTGAAGTAGTGGACGAACCCGCTACGATTACTTTTTTGGTGTATGGCATGTTGTTCAACCAAGTTTATCAAGCCAAGCAAATATTAGAGGAGCAAGGTCAGGCCGTTGGTTTGGTAAACATGCGAAGCCTAAAACCGGTGGATGAAGAAATCATTCTACGCGCGGCACAAGAAAGTGAGTTGGTGGTAATTGTTGAAGACCATTTTAAAACAGGTGGTTTGTATTCGATTGTGGCAGAAGTTTTATTGAAACATCAGACAACAGGCAATGTTCAATCACTTTCGCTAGATGAAAATTGGTTCACGCCAGCACGCTTGAGCGAAGTATTGGAACACGAAGGGTTTACTCCAGAGAAGATTGCAATGAGAACGCTCGAACTTTTAGAGGCGACTGTTTCACAGGAAATAAACGGTAAGAGGTGA
- a CDS encoding aminotransferase class III-fold pyridoxal phosphate-dependent enzyme: protein MINYPDITISNAWYERAKQIMFPVTQTMAKGPSQYVNGVAPKYLAKGKDAHVWDVDGNEYIDYNMGIGPISLGYGYEAVDNAIQQQLKDGITFSLMHPLEVELSELIHRIIPNAEAVRIAKTGAEVCSAAVRISRAFTGRKKVLCCGYHGWHDWYIGTTSRAEGIPQEIKELSGTFDYNNIESLKAKLDEEVACVILEPFIFEAPKDNFLEKVQALCQANGTLLIFDEMWTGFRVAVGGAQEYFGITPDLAVYSKAFANGMPIALLTGRKDVMQLFVKDVFFYSTFGGEALSMAAAIATIHEMIDKNVPTALAAKGKKLKEGYNALAAKHDLTSVTTCQGFDCRTIITFNASAGDPLILKSFVQQEMIKRGILWGGFHNVCFTHTDEDITKTLTAYEEVLPLLASALKENNVAEQLKGKPVEAVFRKVGDVQRTFKEKELLAK from the coding sequence ATGATTAACTATCCCGATATCACCATCTCAAATGCTTGGTACGAACGCGCGAAGCAAATCATGTTTCCGGTAACACAAACCATGGCGAAGGGCCCATCACAGTATGTTAATGGAGTGGCGCCAAAATACTTGGCAAAAGGAAAAGATGCACATGTATGGGATGTGGATGGGAATGAATACATCGACTACAACATGGGCATTGGCCCAATATCATTAGGTTACGGATACGAAGCGGTTGACAATGCTATCCAACAACAGTTGAAAGATGGAATCACGTTTTCGTTGATGCACCCGCTGGAAGTGGAGTTGAGCGAATTGATTCATCGCATCATACCTAATGCAGAAGCAGTGCGCATTGCAAAAACCGGAGCGGAAGTATGCAGTGCTGCTGTTCGTATTTCTCGTGCTTTTACTGGGCGAAAAAAAGTGTTGTGCTGTGGCTACCATGGTTGGCATGATTGGTACATTGGCACGACCAGTCGCGCGGAAGGGATTCCCCAAGAGATAAAGGAATTGTCGGGCACTTTTGATTACAACAACATTGAATCACTAAAGGCTAAGTTAGACGAGGAAGTAGCCTGCGTGATTTTAGAGCCCTTTATTTTTGAAGCACCCAAAGATAATTTCTTAGAAAAAGTTCAAGCACTCTGCCAGGCCAATGGCACGCTGTTGATTTTTGATGAGATGTGGACGGGCTTCCGAGTAGCCGTGGGTGGAGCCCAAGAATATTTTGGCATCACACCCGATTTAGCGGTTTACTCAAAAGCATTTGCCAACGGAATGCCGATTGCTTTGTTGACAGGTAGAAAAGACGTGATGCAATTGTTTGTGAAAGATGTTTTCTTCTATTCCACCTTTGGAGGCGAAGCCTTGTCGATGGCAGCCGCGATAGCTACCATTCATGAGATGATTGATAAAAACGTACCGACCGCCTTGGCCGCGAAAGGAAAGAAATTAAAAGAAGGATACAATGCCTTAGCTGCGAAGCATGATCTCACATCCGTAACAACTTGCCAGGGTTTTGATTGCCGCACTATTATCACCTTCAACGCCTCGGCTGGTGACCCACTGATTTTAAAATCATTTGTGCAGCAAGAGATGATTAAGCGTGGCATTTTGTGGGGTGGCTTTCACAACGTATGCTTTACCCACACAGACGAAGATATTACCAAAACACTCACGGCTTATGAGGAGGTGCTTCCACTATTAGCCTCGGCATTGAAAGAAAACAATGTAGCCGAGCAACTCAAGGGAAAACCAGTAGAGGCTGTGTTTAGAAAAGTGGGTGACGTACAAAGGACATTTAAAGAAAAAGAATTGCTAGCAAAATGA
- a CDS encoding SDR family oxidoreductase, with amino-acid sequence MMDLFSLKGKTAIVTGACGLLGKHHCYALAEAGAKVIAADIDQIASQNLAKLLGDGHMGVGLDVSSDVSVMEAKEAVMERYGKIDVLVNNAAINDMFENPTAALELSKFENYPLSLWKKSIDVNVTGVFLCSQIFGSVMAEAKRGSIINIASTYGITAPDQKLYQNEKGEQTFYKSASYPTTKGAVISFTRFLAAYWGDKDVRVNALSPGGVENSQQEFFKKNYSERTPLGRMAKPNDYQGAIVFLASDASSYMTGANLVVDGGWTII; translated from the coding sequence ATGATGGATTTGTTCTCATTGAAAGGTAAAACAGCAATTGTGACAGGTGCGTGTGGGTTGTTGGGTAAGCACCATTGCTATGCGTTGGCAGAAGCTGGTGCAAAGGTGATTGCCGCAGATATCGACCAAATAGCATCGCAAAATTTGGCGAAGTTACTAGGTGATGGCCACATGGGCGTTGGGTTGGATGTGTCGAGCGATGTATCGGTGATGGAAGCAAAAGAAGCAGTGATGGAGCGCTATGGAAAAATTGATGTACTAGTGAACAATGCCGCTATCAACGACATGTTTGAAAACCCAACAGCTGCACTAGAGCTTTCTAAGTTTGAAAATTATCCATTGAGCCTTTGGAAAAAATCAATTGATGTTAATGTGACAGGCGTGTTTTTGTGCAGTCAGATTTTTGGCTCTGTAATGGCCGAAGCAAAACGTGGAAGTATTATCAACATAGCGTCTACGTATGGTATAACCGCTCCCGACCAAAAGCTTTATCAAAATGAAAAAGGGGAGCAAACTTTTTATAAGTCCGCTTCTTACCCGACTACCAAAGGTGCTGTTATTAGTTTCACGCGATTTTTGGCTGCGTACTGGGGCGACAAAGATGTTCGTGTAAATGCGTTGTCACCAGGAGGTGTTGAGAATAGTCAGCAAGAATTTTTTAAAAAGAATTATAGTGAGCGAACACCCTTGGGACGAATGGCAAAGCCGAACGACTACCAGGGGGCCATTGTTTTTTTGGCAAGTGATGCTTCAAGTTACATGACGGGAGCGAATTTGGTTGTGGATGGTGGATGGACGATAATTTAG
- a CDS encoding HAD-IIIA family hydrolase, producing the protein MSITEIKRRAEKIKLMITDVDGVLTDNGVYYSGNGEELKRFSFRDGMGVERLRKIASIETGIITREDSLPVSKRAEKLKIKELHMGVMDKAQRLQEIMERIKISKEEIAYIGDDINDEEIMKQVGLCACPGDAMSFARRVAHYVCTTNGGHGAFREFAELIINSKVNAN; encoded by the coding sequence ATGTCAATAACAGAAATAAAGCGAAGAGCTGAAAAAATAAAGCTGATGATTACCGATGTGGATGGTGTGCTGACGGATAATGGAGTATACTATTCCGGTAACGGAGAAGAACTCAAACGTTTTTCATTTCGTGACGGCATGGGTGTGGAGCGTTTGCGAAAAATTGCTTCCATCGAAACGGGGATCATCACACGCGAAGATTCGCTGCCGGTATCGAAGCGCGCGGAGAAACTCAAAATAAAAGAATTGCACATGGGTGTGATGGACAAGGCGCAACGATTGCAAGAAATTATGGAGCGCATCAAGATTTCCAAAGAGGAGATTGCCTACATCGGGGACGACATCAATGACGAAGAAATTATGAAACAGGTTGGCTTATGCGCCTGCCCGGGCGATGCGATGAGCTTTGCGCGAAGGGTGGCGCATTACGTTTGCACAACCAATGGCGGCCACGGAGCTTTCAGGGAATTTGCAGAATTAATTATCAATAGTAAAGTAAACGCGAATTAA
- a CDS encoding N-acetylneuraminate synthase family protein, protein MNHVELKNRRKIGVGHPVYIIAEIGINHNGSVEIAKKLIDWASIAGCDAVKFQKRTPELCVPKDQWEKQRQTPWGTMSYIDYKRKTEFGKAEFEEIDEYCAQKKIDWFASAWDEPSVDFLEQFNPVMYKLASASLTDFDLIKRTLSTERPLMLSTGMSTQMEIEDAIDLTGTKNVMVAHSTSAYPCDPAQLNLNMIRTLINQFDLPIGYSGHETGLAPTLAAVSLGATFVERHVTLDRAMWGSDHAASVEPQGIVKLVRDIRDIEKSLGDGVKRVYDTELEPMKRLRRVIHQPVTV, encoded by the coding sequence ATGAACCATGTTGAACTAAAAAACAGAAGAAAGATTGGGGTTGGGCATCCTGTGTACATCATCGCAGAGATTGGGATTAACCACAATGGCTCAGTAGAGATTGCGAAAAAATTAATTGACTGGGCAAGCATTGCAGGCTGTGATGCTGTGAAATTCCAAAAGAGAACACCTGAGTTGTGCGTACCGAAAGACCAATGGGAAAAGCAACGTCAAACCCCGTGGGGAACCATGAGCTACATTGATTACAAGCGCAAGACTGAATTTGGAAAAGCGGAGTTTGAAGAGATTGACGAGTACTGCGCACAAAAGAAAATCGATTGGTTTGCCTCTGCATGGGATGAACCGTCCGTTGATTTTTTAGAGCAATTCAATCCTGTGATGTACAAATTGGCTTCGGCCAGTTTAACTGATTTTGATTTGATTAAAAGAACGTTGTCTACCGAGCGGCCTTTGATGTTATCGACAGGCATGTCGACACAAATGGAAATTGAAGATGCCATTGACTTAACCGGCACTAAAAATGTGATGGTAGCGCACTCTACTTCTGCTTACCCTTGCGACCCTGCACAATTGAATTTGAACATGATTCGTACACTCATCAATCAATTTGATTTACCGATTGGTTACTCCGGCCATGAGACGGGCTTGGCACCAACACTTGCAGCCGTATCATTGGGAGCAACTTTTGTGGAGCGTCATGTTACTTTGGACAGAGCCATGTGGGGTTCCGACCATGCAGCGTCTGTGGAGCCACAAGGAATTGTAAAGCTGGTCCGCGACATTCGCGACATTGAAAAAAGTTTGGGCGATGGCGTGAAGCGCGTGTACGACACAGAACTTGAGCCGATGAAGCGCTTGCGGAGAGTGATTCATCAGCCGGTTACTGTTTAG
- a CDS encoding IS4 family transposase, which yields MSNDNFKSRSKDGSKGAFTRVRKLPFEHLIVSMLTMGNSSLQREMDKFIREAHGREFNIRGITKSAFSQSRKQLKPEAFLELNELVCNEFYEGAPYLGYNNHRVLGLDGSRLLLPNSEDIAQGFGTVGYGPNADVQRSLATVSFLYDVGNYLTLDAQVAAQGGSEKSLLYKHLEKVKAGDLLLMDRGYPSKALLGILAGKGIEFCVRMKEDWWLQVNSFAQSNAVDSEVVFEPSDKDRKEYGAQYPEMKQKVKCRLVKVLLDNGLTEILCTSLLDTQKYPLADFKEVYHLRWGIEEGFKMFKSRVNIEAFTGKSAVSVKQDIYAKAMMMSLCAAFAFPIEQKVKAEYAANKDLKHPQKINRTTAYANTKAVAISMFLKSKIKQAIAAFDDIVYNTREIVRPNRKNPRNHRPKQQHYMNYKHI from the coding sequence ATATCAAATGACAATTTTAAAAGCCGTTCAAAAGACGGTTCGAAGGGGGCATTTACAAGGGTCCGGAAACTTCCCTTTGAGCATTTGATAGTGAGCATGTTAACGATGGGCAACTCCTCGCTCCAACGTGAGATGGACAAGTTTATACGTGAGGCCCACGGAAGGGAATTCAATATCCGTGGCATCACCAAAAGTGCTTTTAGCCAAAGCCGCAAGCAATTAAAGCCGGAAGCATTTTTAGAGCTCAATGAGTTGGTTTGCAACGAATTTTATGAAGGTGCCCCTTACCTTGGATATAACAACCACCGTGTGCTTGGCCTGGATGGAAGCCGTCTTTTATTGCCCAACAGTGAAGACATTGCCCAGGGGTTTGGTACAGTGGGCTATGGCCCCAATGCCGATGTACAGCGAAGCTTGGCAACGGTATCTTTTCTCTACGATGTGGGCAATTACCTTACCCTTGATGCGCAAGTGGCAGCCCAGGGGGGCAGTGAAAAATCGTTGTTGTACAAGCATTTAGAAAAAGTAAAGGCAGGCGACCTGTTGCTCATGGACAGGGGTTATCCAAGCAAAGCGTTGTTGGGTATCCTGGCCGGCAAGGGGATCGAATTTTGTGTGCGCATGAAAGAGGACTGGTGGTTACAGGTCAACAGCTTTGCGCAAAGCAACGCAGTGGATAGTGAAGTTGTGTTTGAACCCTCTGACAAAGACAGAAAAGAATACGGGGCCCAGTACCCAGAAATGAAACAAAAAGTGAAATGCAGGTTAGTAAAAGTCTTGCTCGACAATGGCCTTACCGAAATCCTGTGTACCTCTTTGTTGGACACACAGAAATATCCGCTTGCAGACTTTAAAGAAGTCTATCACTTGCGTTGGGGCATAGAGGAGGGCTTTAAAATGTTCAAATCAAGGGTCAACATCGAAGCCTTCACAGGAAAATCCGCAGTGTCGGTCAAGCAGGACATTTATGCCAAGGCCATGATGATGAGCCTGTGCGCAGCCTTCGCCTTCCCCATCGAGCAAAAGGTAAAAGCAGAATATGCAGCCAACAAAGACTTGAAACATCCCCAGAAAATAAACAGGACAACCGCTTATGCCAATACCAAAGCAGTGGCCATAAGCATGTTCTTAAAAAGCAAGATAAAACAGGCCATTGCCGCCTTTGATGATATTGTATATAACACAAGGGAAATAGTAAGGCCCAACAGAAAAAACCCACGCAACCACAGGCCCAAGCAACAACACTATATGAACTACAAACACATCTAG
- a CDS encoding sterol desaturase family protein — translation MKIETITFLILISSALTIILLERKYPYRKGLPFFREGFWVDLVWYTLIQSFFLKILIFDYIIQPVNVKFGWSSLQLISHWPIGVQVLFFLVTHDLYIYWFHRWQHNSKILWRTHEAHHSVKEVDWIAGSRSHVLEIIINQTIEFAPIILLGANPMVVPIKACIDAVWGMYIHSNIDVRSGRWQYFINGPEMHQWHHAETKETYFANYATKFAFWDWMFGTAYLPTKKPNEFGLPYKYPKDYFLQHAFSVKRFDEDELKKKKGWDWYLNLRFSMMKFFAGLFSTKANESAKEESLV, via the coding sequence ATGAAAATCGAGACCATCACTTTTCTCATTCTGATCTCTTCCGCATTAACAATTATTTTGCTGGAGCGAAAGTACCCCTACAGAAAAGGATTGCCTTTTTTCCGTGAAGGCTTTTGGGTGGATTTGGTTTGGTACACGCTCATCCAAAGTTTCTTTTTGAAAATTTTGATTTTCGATTACATCATTCAACCAGTTAATGTAAAGTTTGGATGGTCATCGTTGCAATTGATTTCGCATTGGCCAATAGGGGTGCAGGTACTATTTTTTTTGGTCACGCACGATTTGTATATCTACTGGTTTCACCGCTGGCAACACAACTCTAAGATTTTGTGGCGCACCCACGAGGCACATCATTCCGTGAAGGAAGTAGATTGGATTGCTGGCTCACGTTCGCATGTGTTGGAAATCATCATCAACCAAACAATTGAATTTGCCCCCATTATTTTGTTGGGTGCAAATCCAATGGTTGTGCCAATCAAAGCTTGCATCGATGCCGTGTGGGGCATGTACATTCACAGTAACATTGATGTCCGCTCAGGCAGGTGGCAATATTTTATCAATGGACCAGAGATGCATCAATGGCACCATGCCGAAACCAAAGAAACCTACTTTGCGAACTATGCCACCAAGTTTGCCTTTTGGGATTGGATGTTTGGCACCGCTTATCTTCCTACCAAAAAACCCAACGAGTTTGGGCTACCCTATAAATACCCGAAAGATTATTTTTTACAACATGCCTTTTCTGTGAAACGGTTTGATGAAGACGAGCTGAAAAAGAAAAAGGGGTGGGATTGGTATTTAAATTTACGCTTTAGCATGATGAAGTTTTTTGCAGGACTATTTTCTACCAAAGCAAACGAGTCAGCCAAAGAAGAAAGCCTGGTGTGA
- a CDS encoding glycosyltransferase family 39 protein, producing MKTKYYLLFIPIGIVYFIGMFNDVMEVDASQYAAMSREMLESGSYLQLYDRGLNYLDKPPLLFWVSAFSFKLFGISNFTYKLPSVLFSLLGIFATYQLGKRLYGEKTGFYSALILASCQAWFMMNQDIRTDTILAACTIFGIWQLFIFMDQQKFVHLTLGSIGAAGAMLTKGPIGLMVPALSIGFFLLVERDWKNLFNWKWLLVPVIVTFCISPFLYGLYQQYDLQPGKLIQGEPIQSGVKFYLWTQSFGRITGESVWKDDTTQLFFTHTFLWAFLPWCVLFVVALWRDTVELVKSRLHLVNGYTALTWGGFVFPFIAFSLSHYKLPHYIFVIFPLAAIMSANFLGCLMENGTMLWQTRWKWIQLFVLSLVYALGVLLCTWVFPMTNPISWTVVLIGIGASIYFVWKGTSTFEKLVLPSAIAIIILNFLLNSHFYPTLFHFTTSNQAAKMVKAQGGEQNFKTLNQVLYGLDVYSQRTIPNYSTVDELLKNSNDKTMWVYTNEPGYQEILASGAKVMEDKKMEHFHISTLSMIFLNPKTRSKEIEYKYLIKIDTSNL from the coding sequence TTGAAAACGAAATACTATCTTCTTTTTATTCCCATCGGCATCGTCTATTTTATTGGCATGTTCAACGATGTGATGGAGGTGGACGCCTCTCAGTACGCTGCCATGAGCCGTGAGATGCTGGAAAGCGGCAGTTACCTGCAACTGTACGATCGTGGATTGAATTATTTAGATAAGCCACCCTTGCTGTTTTGGGTATCGGCATTCTCATTCAAACTTTTTGGCATCTCCAACTTTACATACAAGCTTCCATCCGTACTATTCTCTTTGTTAGGAATCTTTGCCACCTACCAACTGGGCAAGAGATTGTACGGAGAAAAGACAGGGTTCTACTCAGCACTCATTCTTGCCTCGTGCCAAGCTTGGTTTATGATGAACCAAGATATCCGCACCGATACCATTTTAGCCGCCTGCACCATTTTTGGCATTTGGCAATTGTTCATTTTCATGGATCAGCAAAAATTCGTTCATCTTACTTTAGGTTCTATTGGTGCAGCGGGTGCCATGCTCACCAAAGGACCAATTGGTTTGATGGTTCCTGCTTTGTCGATTGGTTTCTTTTTATTGGTAGAACGTGATTGGAAAAATCTATTCAACTGGAAATGGTTGCTAGTGCCTGTTATTGTTACTTTTTGTATTAGCCCATTTCTATATGGACTTTATCAGCAATACGATTTGCAACCAGGCAAGCTCATTCAAGGTGAACCCATTCAATCGGGGGTTAAGTTTTATTTGTGGACTCAAAGTTTCGGTCGAATAACAGGCGAAAGTGTTTGGAAAGATGATACTACCCAACTTTTCTTTACGCACACTTTTCTGTGGGCGTTTCTGCCGTGGTGCGTTTTGTTTGTGGTAGCGCTGTGGCGCGATACCGTTGAATTAGTCAAATCGCGCCTTCATCTAGTGAACGGATATACAGCCCTTACTTGGGGTGGGTTTGTTTTTCCTTTTATTGCCTTCTCCCTTTCGCATTACAAACTGCCGCACTACATTTTTGTGATTTTTCCATTGGCCGCCATTATGTCGGCTAACTTTCTCGGTTGCTTAATGGAAAATGGAACAATGCTTTGGCAAACCAGATGGAAGTGGATTCAACTCTTTGTGTTAAGTCTTGTTTATGCCCTTGGCGTTTTGCTTTGTACATGGGTATTTCCAATGACCAATCCTATTTCGTGGACTGTAGTTTTGATTGGCATTGGCGCGAGCATTTATTTTGTATGGAAAGGAACATCAACTTTCGAAAAGTTGGTTCTGCCCTCTGCCATTGCTATTATCATTCTTAATTTTTTGTTAAACTCACATTTCTACCCAACCTTATTTCATTTTACCACATCCAATCAAGCAGCCAAGATGGTAAAAGCACAAGGTGGTGAACAGAATTTCAAAACATTGAATCAAGTATTGTATGGCTTGGATGTGTATTCGCAACGCACGATTCCGAATTACAGCACGGTAGACGAACTACTAAAAAACAGCAACGATAAAACAATGTGGGTTTACACCAATGAGCCGGGATATCAAGAAATTTTGGCAAGTGGGGCAAAGGTTATGGAAGACAAAAAAATGGAGCACTTTCATATCTCCACTTTATCCATGATTTTCCTGAACCCCAAAACAAGAAGTAAAGAAATTGAGTATAAGTATCTGATAAAAATTGATACTTCTAATTTATGA
- a CDS encoding glycosyltransferase family 2 protein: protein MTLSIVIPAFNEAATIHLILFKIKDVQLIGGLEKEVLIVDDCSIDNTLAAIQKYQTENPELFIRYFRNEKNKGKGFSLARGLKEATGDFVIVQDADLEYDPEEYNTLLRPMLNNKADVVYGSRFMGGLAHRILFFWHSIGNRFLTFLSNAATNLNLTDMETGYKLFRKEIINQISLKENRFGFEPEVTAKVARIKGIRIYEVGISYYGRTYEEGKKINWKDGLRAIYCIIKYNYFSKS, encoded by the coding sequence TTGACTTTATCGATTGTCATACCTGCTTTCAATGAAGCGGCCACCATTCATCTCATCCTCTTCAAAATAAAGGACGTTCAATTGATAGGAGGTCTGGAAAAGGAAGTCTTGATTGTGGACGATTGCTCGATCGATAACACCCTAGCAGCCATTCAGAAGTATCAAACAGAAAATCCGGAGCTTTTTATTCGGTATTTTAGAAACGAAAAAAACAAAGGCAAGGGCTTTTCATTGGCGCGTGGACTAAAGGAAGCCACGGGCGACTTTGTAATTGTGCAGGATGCTGATTTGGAATACGACCCGGAAGAATACAACACGTTGTTAAGACCAATGCTTAACAACAAGGCTGATGTTGTGTACGGCTCGCGCTTCATGGGTGGCTTGGCCCATCGTATTTTATTTTTTTGGCACTCGATTGGCAATCGCTTTTTGACGTTCTTGAGTAATGCGGCTACCAATCTTAATCTTACAGATATGGAAACGGGCTACAAGTTGTTTCGCAAAGAAATCATTAATCAAATCTCTCTCAAGGAAAATCGCTTTGGCTTTGAGCCCGAAGTAACAGCAAAGGTGGCACGAATAAAAGGCATTCGGATTTATGAAGTGGGTATTTCATACTACGGCCGTACCTACGAAGAAGGAAAAAAAATAAATTGGAAAGACGGGCTTCGCGCCATCTACTGCATTATCAAATACAACTACTTTTCTAAAAGCTGA